One genomic segment of Helianthus annuus cultivar XRQ/B chromosome 14, HanXRQr2.0-SUNRISE, whole genome shotgun sequence includes these proteins:
- the LOC110908590 gene encoding wall-associated receptor kinase-like 2: MKLFQAYLHLLLFLSLTTTSIAIPKYAKPECSDRCGSVTIPYPFGIGERCSVNPWYTIDCKNNTTPYLFKLNNLEVLGVNLSNLTVTVNTPRVSYCQKPVWNSSEIMGVHLDGSPFVFSRSGNTFVFEGCGNAIMMTDNGSVLTGCSTTCRNDTPIERHNCFGISCCQTTIPGHLMSYSVSLTSQETQGENGGCGSSAALVDKTSYDEERFSVRDAPSIPVSLVWTLTLKDTDHVTCCHNRTIIQRKVVLFNDTALDTWICYQPSVADNPYLEDGCEDSDCRNCTNGGGYCNYDYIYDVDGALFSQSFTCVPGEKPNQSKPTSSLGVTVGISISMTAFLVTITIYASYKLIKKTITRRRRKSVFKRINGGLLLKQQEEVDPSLVDKTLLFTSRELAKATDNFNENRILGRGGQGTVYKGMLTNGRIVAVKKSKLLDESQLEEFINEVVILSQVNHRNVVKLLGCCLETEVPLLVSEYILNGTLYDRIHDQSHEFPLSLNMRLQIATDVAHALAYLHTSTSIPIYHRDIKTTNILLDEKYRAKVSDFGTSRFVSIDQTHLTTLVKGTLGYLDPEYFQSSQITEKSDVYSFGVVLVELLTGERPISQTRFGENRSLATHFMLAMEEGRVMSILDAMVVKEGTMDELMIVANLAMRCLNLNGRYRPTMKEVAIELESIRTSHIPTTIQTNTSPMVYGEELSILTYGESSSTFLSCNDIISQ, from the exons ATGAAGTTGTTTCAAGCGTACCTGCATTTACTCCTTTTTCTTTCATTAACAACAACATCAATTGCAATTCCAAAGTACGCCAAGCCAGAGTGCAGTGATAGGTGCGGGAGCGTGACCATTCCATACCCTTTTGGAATTGGTGAGCGTTGTTCTGTCAATCCATGGTACACCATTGATTGCAAAAACAACACAACGCCATATCTATTTAAACTCAACAACCTTGAAGTCTTGGGTGTAAACCTAAGTAATCTAACGGTCACTGTTAACACACCAAGGGTCTCTTACTGCCAAAAACCAGTTTGGAACAGCAGTGAGATTATGGGCGTCCATCTTGATGGAAGCCCCTTCGTGTTTTCCAGATCTGGAAATACGTTTGTTTTTGAGGGGTGTGGTAATGCTATTATGATGACGGATAATGGAAGTGTGCTAACCGGGTGTTCAACGACTTGTCGTAACGATACACCTATCGAGAGACACAACTGTTTTGGAATCAGTTGTTGCCAAACCACAATTCCTGGTCATTTAATGTCGTACAGCGTTAGCCTCACTAGCCAGGAAACACAAGGTGAAAATGGAGGTTGTGGGTCGTCTGCCGCCTTGGTGGATAAAACTTCATATGATGAAGAAAGGTTTTCTGTCAGGGATGCCCCTTCAATTCCGGTATCACTTGTGTGGACTCTAACACTCAAAGACACCGATCATGTAACTTGTTGTCATAACCGAACCATTATCCAGCGCAAAGTGGTTCTTTTTAATGATACTGCATTGGATACTTGGATTTGCTATCAACCATCAGTAGCAGACAACCCATATTTAGAAGATGGGTGCGAGGACTCTG ATTGTAGAAACTGCACAAATGGAGGAGGTTACTGTAACTATGACTACATATATGACGTTGATGGTGCACTTTTCAGTCAGAGCTTCACTTGTGTTCCTGGTGAAAAACCGAACCAAAGCAAACCGACATCGTCCCTGGGTGTAACTGTAG GTATAAGTATATCCATGACTGCTTTTCTTGTTACAATTACCATCTATGCATCATACAAACTAATCAAGAAAACAATAACAAGAAGACGAAGAAAGAGTGTTTTTAAACGCATTAATGGTGGTCTACTTCTGAAGCAACAAGAAGAAGTTGACCCGTCTTTAGTTGATAAAACCTTACTTTTCACATCACGAGAGTTGGCAAAGGCCACTGACAACTTCAATGAGAACAGAATTCTCGGAAGAGGTGGCCAAGGTACAGTCTACAAAGGTATGTTAACTAATGGAAGGATTGTGGCTGTCAAGAAATCAAAGTTACTTgatgaaagccaattagaagaaTTCATTAATGAGGTGGTCATTCTTTCACAAGTCAATCATAGAAACGTGGTTAAGCTACTAGGGTGTTGCTTAGAGACAGAGGTTCCTCTTCTAGTTTCCGAGTACATTTTAAATGGGACCTTGTATGATCGTATTCACGACCAAAGTCATGAGTTCCCATTATCTTTAAACATGAGATTACAAATTGCTACGGACGTTGCACATGCTCTTGCTTACTTGCATACATCAACTTCTATTCCAATATATCATAGGGACATAAAAACCACTAATATACTTTTGGATGAAAAGTATAGAGCCAAAGTTTCCGACTTTGGAACTTCGAGGTTTGTATCAATTGATCAAACTCACTTAACTACCTTAGTCAAAGGTACGTTAGGCTACCTAGATCCCGAGTATTTTCAATCAAGCCAGATCACTGAAAAAAGTGATGTTTATAGTTTTGGGGTTGTCTTAGTTGAACTGTTAACTGGAGAAAGGCCAATTTCCCAAACTAGATTTGGTGAAAATAGAAGTTTGGCTACACACTTTATGTTGGCTATGGAAGAAGGGCGCGTTATGTCTATTTTAGATGCAATGGTGGTTAAAGAGGGTACTATGGACGAACTTATGATTGTAGCTAACCTAGCAATGCGATGCTTAAATCTGAATGGGAGGTATAGACCAACAATGAAAGAAGTAGCTATAGAGTTAGAAAGCATACGAACATCGCACATTCCCACTACAATTCAAACGAATACCAGTCCTATGGTCTATGGAGAGGAATTATCAATCCTAACTTATGGTGAATCATCATCTACATTCTTGAGTTGCAATGATATCATTAGTCAATAA